GAAACGCATCTCCATATGTTCCTTCTGGGGAATTCCGGGTTGAAAATTGGTTTCTAGAATTACTAAGCACGACAAACAAAAATTGTCTAGCCGTTTAGGTCTATTTCTACTCCTCTTCCTTAACGTCTGGGTTTATATCACCGAGGAAACAAGTACAGTACCTGAATCTACAAATGCTAGGCAGGACGATTCGAACCTGCGAAGTCATTGATCAACAGTTGTTTGTAGCAAAGTCAGTGGCAAGTCTATTCGAAGATAAGCCTAATCGGACGACCCTGTAGACCTTACCGGTCTCAATACCGACATAAGTTGTACAATGCATGCTGTCTCACTAAAGCGGTATGTCAAAGACATCCCATCTAAAGTCACGTCATATACCGACACAATAGGTCGATTAGTACTTGACCCGTCCTATTTTGCCGAGAAACAAGACAGTGAAGTTTAGGGAAGACCAGCGATTCTTCTGTCTCGGCATATGATCGAACCACAGGCTTTCCGCGCTTGCGAGACAGACGCTCTACCACTTGGCCATAGACATGAGGTCTCTTGTTTCAAACCAAAGCAATTCTGCTGAAAGTTTCTGTCACATCTGAAAGCGTAGTGGATTTTCGTAATGGTTACCTTTTAATGTCAAGTTTGTGAACAATTTGCAAAAATCAACAtaacacatttttcattttcatatttttcaaaattcatcatATATTCATAGCACAATGAAAGCAGTTGTAAGTAATTTCTAtcacatttatatcatttatataaacCGACGCTTAAGGAGAGGCCAACtatactctcccaaaaaagaaacgcaacatccGATTCGTTTTatccaaatatgaatttttcaacatcatcttaaatacaaaaataagcatcacatcacactgaaattttccacactggttgttcagacttttaagttaattacaatgtcaaaatttatcacattaaaGTCCATAGCACTCAGATGACGTCACTGCAAAGTCAATATCTGCTATGCCCACCATTAACCTGTAACACAGCGCGAATCCGTCTCGGCATAGACATGATCAATCGGCGAATACGGTTTTGCGGAATTCTTCTCCATTCTTGGTCAAGAGCCTGCAGCACTTCTTGCTGAGTTTGGGGCGCTGGATGACGACTGCGCAAGCGTTTTCCCGTCATCCGACAAATGTTCTATTGGGTTCAAATCTGGTGATTTGGACGGCCAGGGCAGCACTGTTACGTTTTGGTTCCCCAGAAAGTCAACCGTAGCACGAGCTGTATGCGGCCGACCGTTGTCGTGCTGAAAAACTTCCCTACGAAGGTCCATTATGGGCAGCATGTGTGGCGTCAAAACCTCATCTTTGTATCGAGCGGCGTTAAGGTTGCCTGGGATGTGCACCAGTTGAGATTTTCGGGCGTATGATATggcaccccacaccatcacacttcCTCCACCGAAATTGTCGACTTCAAGGACGCAGTTCCTTGCAAACCTCTCATTTCGGCGTCTGTAGACGCGTGTACGGCCATCTCTTTTCTCCAGCATGAATCTGGATTCATCGCTGAACCAGGCTCGCCTCCAATTTCGCAGATTCCAGTCCCTTAATCTGTTGCACCATCGTACCCTTGCGCGTCGATGCTGTTGTCTCAGTACTACGCCAAAGTAAGGACGTCTGGGACGTAAGCCGTTTTCACGGAGATGGTTCCTGACTGTCTGTGCCGATATTCGTCGGAGACCTGGGACATTTGatgctgtttctgttgctgttacgGTTCGGTTTCTGAGATGAAGTAACCGGATGTAACGGTCTTGGGCTGCTGTTGTGACCCTAGGTCGGCCATAACGTTGACGGTCAGCTGTTGAACCGGATTGCTGGTACCGTTGCCAGAGCCGGGAAATCGTGCTCCGGTGAACATGATAAAGTCTAGCGACTGCATTCTGTGATTCACCGGTGAGGAGTGGACCAATGACGATGTTCCGGGTAGCGGTGTCTAGTCTTGGCATATCTTGGCAGGTTGGAGAAGCAACTTAGTGACTGAATTCAACGGAACGGTTATGTGTCTTTTATACCCATTAAATCCGCTTAAAAATACGGCATAATTCGCAGGTGCAACTGTCCTAAGTTTTTCTCTACGAATCCCTCGCGCAGCGTTACACAAAGGCCGACCCTTAAGTCACGTGTGACCAACAGACACTATCTGgtgtttaaattcaattatcGTACATTTACACTATAATATGATCATGTTGTCATGTCTCAATCACGCcaattttttgaagaatttatgaTTGATCTTTTGGGGGggatgttgcgtttcttttttgggagagtatatTTAGCTGAACGTGTTTCGACTGACCTCATACTGTTCGTAGGCCAATATGTTAAAGTCACAGGTGTCTGTCAACATTATAGGCTTATATATACGTTTCTTCTGAAGAAGGAAATCACATTTTATGTGGTCACACATACTTTTCCAGTGCCGTTTTCAACTCCCCTTCGACTCTTGCCACCGTGTCTGTTACATTAAAAGTCAATAATAGAATAACAATATAATATTCACCGGATGACATATTAAGTAGACAATTTCTGGGCAATCACAAATTGGAATCAATAGCCTGCTTGGTGAAAACACGCAGGGGGGACACGTAGCTTATAAAATGTAATGTGACACTAAATTACATATGGTACACATTTCCTAAAATATGGCATCTTTAATATTACAATAAATGAAACTACACGTGCAATACATTGTCACAGCACAAAATACTGTCACATAATACAAATTGTGTTCAGTTGGATcgtataataaaacatttattttgtctgattagGGGAATATTTATAACAGTTAACTGGTAAGGCAAGTTTAAAATAATACCTTTGACTGACCAATATTGCATACTGTGGGCCAAATTCTCTTCCCTGACCAATATAGCATACTCTGGGCCAAATTCTCTTCCCTCACAAACATAGCATACTGTGGGTCAAAGTATCTTCCCTGACCAATATAGCATACTGTGGGCCTAATTCTTTTCCCTGACCAATATAGCATACCTTGGGCCAAATTCTCTTCCCTGACCAATATAGCATACTGTGGACCAAATTCTCTTCCCTGACCAACGTAGCATACTGTGGGTCAAATTCTCTTCCCTCACAAACATAGCATACTGTGGGTCAAAGTATCTTCCCTGACCAATATAGCATACTGTGGGTCAAATTCTCTTCTCTGACCAATATAGCATACTGTGGGCCAAATTCTCTTCCCTCACAAACATAGCATACTGTGGGTCAAAGTATCTTCCCTGACCAATATAGCATACTGTGGGCCAAATTCTCTTCCCTGACCAACGTAGCATACTGTGGGCCTAATTCTCTTCCCTGACCAATATAGTATACTGTGGGTCAAATTCTCTTTCCTGACCAATATAGCATACTGTGGGTCAAATTCTCTTCCCTGACCAACGTAGCATACTGTGGGTCAAATTCTCTTCCCTCACAAACATAGCATACTGTGGGTCAAAGTATCTTCCCTGACCAATATAGCATACTGTGGGCCTAATTCTCTTCCCTGACCAATATAGCATACTCTGGGCCAAATTCTCTTCCCTCACAAACATAGCATACTGTGGGTCAAAGTATCTTCCCTGACCAATATAGCATACTGTGGGTCAAATTCTCTTCTCTGACCAATATAGCATACTGTGGGTCAAATTCTCTTTTCTGACCAATATTGCATACTGTGGGTCAAATTCTCTTCTCTGACCAATATAGCATACTGTGGGCCAAATTCTCTTCCCTGACCAATATAGCATACTGTGGGTCAAAGTATCTTCCCTGACCAATATAGCATACTGTGGGTCAAATTCTCTTCCCTGACCAACGTAGCATACTGTGAGCCAAATTCTCTTCCCTCACAAACATAGCATACTGTGGGTCAAATTCTACTGAGTCATAAGTACTacactttctgtaaaatttgccGAACGGGAATACTCGCCTGTTGATTTGAAGTCTCTGAGCTCcctttttttgtgatttgtcaCACCATGATCCTTGTTATGCCAGCCACAAGTGCAACAAGCGAAAGGTTCTTCTCTGCTCTCCGCAGGCTAAAAACATACCTGCGGTCCACCGTGACACAGTCTAGATTAAAGGATTATACAGACAACATTGATATCAAAACTGCAGTCAATCACTTGGTTGAACTGTCAGACTATAGGCAATCAATCTTTGGAAAGTATTGATAGCCTAAATCGATCGGCAAGTAATTATAACAGCGTAATTATTTCTAATTGTGTGACAATCATGCGTCCACTCAGTGCAAACCTGTGTCAGAAAAGAGCCAGTTTCTGTAGGGCGAATACCAGTCCTTACAAGTCCGGTTCTCCGACTCGTTCTGTCTTTTCAATATACTACATTACTATTATATAGCTGGTTTCATGGGCAGCAGCCTGCACGCCTGCTTCAaaatatagtaggcctaccacAACGTCATAGCCATAAATTCGCGGTGGAAGTTATTGGCTTCATACGCATTTggagtttgaaaaaaaaaaacacaatctcTATTCATCTATAGGTACTGGATAATTTGTCATCACTCTTGTTCTgcttctgtttctttttcaatgtgttttttttattgcccCGGCCATGGTCGAGGTAGCGGTGACGGTTCCACCGCCCATGAACATATATCATTCTCACCTGTTACGCTCTTGTTTCACgcatacacaaaaacattttcaagctGTGCAAAGACACATCATTCTCTCCTCTTACACAACTGTGTTTGTGAAATATCTCTTTGCTTTTCAGCACGACTGTAGACAGAGACAGAACAAAAGTATACACCGACCGGGCTGATTTGTTTTAAGCCTACAATGCTTCCCatagttttaatataaaatatcgCACTTTTTATTAAACCGATACAAAACGTCCTTGGACCAACTGACTGCCTACCAGCTTCTACAGCTAAATGTTTCCAAGTACATGCATTTAGATAACTTACTACCATATTCCTGTTTAATCTTCATATGATTACGCATGCTATCTGTTAAGTCAGCTGAATGTCTTCTATTTTGCTCGATTTGTTCGATttgatatataggcctacattactGACTGTCTCATTTCTAGGCGGAAATCTCATATAAACAAACTTTGCGGTTACTGGATCACTGCTTGTCTTGTTAACCCGGACGTGGGGTTTGCTACAACCCCACTCTGCCGCAGTCTCTCAGACCTGGCACGTAAGAATTATGGCCCGGGCTTGTGCGGGACGACGATACAAATTATGACCAGGCAGAGCGTCCCGCATCGTAATAATTACGCGCATGCGTACTGTACGGCGCGAGATATAAGGATTACGCCCAGAGATGTAAGATGATATACCCATAATGTTTGAACCATTGTAGATTGAATAAGCCTGGTCTTGTTGTATTCATCATGCAGGGTCTTGAATTTATCTCgcaaatgttaaatatacaccTGCTGGAGGTAAATAGGCAGTCAAGCGGAAAGCCGTTACCGGTATCCTACAATGCTAGCCAATTAGGGCCTGTCCTGCAATGAATTCCGTGTTCAGCGAATTAGACTGTGTTCTCGGCTATTGCCGGTAACATAATATCGTTTTAGATAAGCAAAGAAATTACACTCGCACAGACACATCTGAACAGTTCGGTCAACCAAAAAACAGTTTATAGGCTAGGTACAATTAACCCGGCGTAAAGAAATCGGACATAAATACAGACATTATAGTCCCTTAAATCTGGCTAAATGAATGATAAGTAATTATCTTGAAGATGAATTCTTAACCAGCGGCCTTCACTACCAAGAAAACAGATGATACGGCTAAATAGGTGACCTTCCTAGAAACAGTATTCCACCTACATATAAACATGAAGTCACTGGGGTTAACTtacaaatgtgttaaaatattcattCGAACTGGTTGACGTTCTTACagatatgttaaaatattcattCGAACTGGTTTAAGTTATCTTCAAGTACAAAGTTTTCTACTAGTCTAGTTCACAAATTCTATCTCCCTTCCATTCGCAATCTTTAGCAACATATTAGTTCCACATAATTAGATAACAGATTATGtggaaataaaaccattacAGGTAGCCTACAATGCTGGCCAGCTAGGGCCTGTCCTGCAATGAATTCCGCGCGCAGTGAATAAGACTGTGTTCTTGGGTATTGCCGGTAACATAATATCGTTTTAGATAAGGAAAGAATTTGTACTTGCACAGACACATTTGAACGGCTCGGTCAACCAAAAGACGGTTTATAGGCTAGGTACAATTTTAACCTGGCGCACAAGCCGGTCTGCCGAAGACTGTTCACTGATGCTCGACCCGTGCTACTGTGTTGTTCATAAGAAATCATGTTGTCGTTGTCACGCTGATCAGtacatacatttaatttaaGTGCGGTAACATTTCCATTCAAGGTGATTCTATAATCCTTGCGATATAAACGCAAGAGTCAGAATGTCAACACTCTCTATAAGTGTTAAGCTGATAAATCgtgttaaatattgtaaaatgtgattgccCACACCTTAAAACTATTAAATCGAGTAATGACTAAATGAAAGGTACATAATGTTACAttaaaagactttaaacataaaatgcCTTATATACACAAAAGAAGTGTTGCTTGACGTAAGATAATGGTACATTACTGCACTGTCTCTTTatataaactgttaattttttctTCCGCCGCAGAAGGCTTAACCTAGCATTCTGGATGTTTTCTCACCTCCACCACTGTCACCATGTTGGAATTAGCAtgattaaatttatatacagCATTTTAATTTTAGGAAAGTATTCAGTTTAAAACCAAATCAATGTATCAGAGTGGCAGCAGgtttgaatattttcttataaTGTAGTGCAGTATTCAACATGAAACTCACAACAACAGAACTGAGCCAATGTGACACGGCTCAGCGATATGTAGTACTGCATGGTTCTAGACTGCACTGTACCATGCGGCGTCTACAAAGTGCTGACATGAAACAGCCCACACGGCACTGAACACCACCATACAGATCCATCTGAACAAAAGATGTCCATTGCTGTTTAGTATATGGTTGATATTCTAGGGCGTGAGGAGAATGCAAATGTCTGAATCTCTATGCagactgatgatgatgatggctgTAGTTTTATGGCGACGAGCTCCATTCTATTAAATAATGTGCGCCAAGCCATTGGTATATATGTTCAACACAACATATCCATTATAGCTACACCAACCCTGACGAAAAATACAACGAAATATCTGTTTGTACGTGTTCTTAACacttttgtataaataaaactaatCTAGTGGTACAGCTGGTACATTTAGACGATGAAAATAATTTCCAACGACAAATCAGTTGAGTTGTTATttccatttcatatattttccatACACGAGGACAgtcttatatttaaaatacacaggacttacaagtataaatgaaaaccattAGGCTGACTCCACAATTCACCTGATGGATTATAATGATACATAATTCATCCCCACATACTATAACTACACAGATTGTGACCTATACCAAATTAGACTAAACCATTCAAAAgcaaaataagaaacaaaatcacCCATAACCATGAAAATAACCGTCATTATGAATCTACTAAAGACACACGTACATGGGCAGGGTATATAACTGGACTGGATATAACtaagtaaaacataatcaatGTCTCCCATGCGAACAGGTGTATATTATGTGCATACTGGTATACCTTAATAAAGATGTACAACACTCATACGCTGTGAACCACAGTTAATAGGGCCTACCCATATGTTACCTACTAGACGAAACAGAAAATCTTGAATATGTTAAATTGAtctcatatacacatacatggcaTGACCTGATCTAAGCTTAGATAGAACTTAATTTTGGCCACCAATATAAGACGTTCCAACGTTTAGATAGTTTCAGCACCTTGATAAATAAGTATGGACCCATGGTACTAAAATTTCTGGCACCTAGTTAGAAAGAAGGCCAGAACTTGGAAACTATTTTGACGGATTGATCCCCTATGGAGATACGTAAACCCTAAAGAAAAGTGTCCGGAATGCAGtttaaagaacaaaacattagCATGGAAACGAGACCAGAATGACAGACCGGCTAAGTATATAGACATGAAGGATTATCCCGGAGTCGGCTACAAGGGCCGGGTAAATTGAACCATGTAACATACACGTTCATCATAAACTACTGCATGGACACCCATCAAGAACACTTACTAAATAAATCGCGTCTCAAACTACTCAGAAATGATAATATACTATATAAACTGTTTTTACATCATTGGTTCGATATCAACGAGCTCACTAAAGAAGAACGCGACCGAGATCGCTCGGCTGGGAAGTCGTATTGTTCGAATTACGTGACCACAACGGCAAGACGATTTGTGTCGGTAACCAACTGAAAATGGCCTCCGTGGTCAACTATTCCGGCCTATTCAAGAAGCAGACCAGAAATTATTTCTGGATGAGCCTATATATTGATAGATATGGTTTTTCACATTAGTTTCCTTTGTGGatgttaatttacaataatttctgccttgctgaaacttacatacaGCCTGTCGGTCATTGCGTCTTTACGCCGGACCTAAGAGATCTATCGAGAAAGTTTACTGCAGAGGCATTAACGTATAAAGCTCGTTATCGAGAAGTTGATCTGCGGCATCCTGAAGAGGTGATCCCAATTCTTGCGCTTCTCCTGCTGCGCCCTGAGGAGACTACACGCCCTGGTCTGTTGCTGTTTGCTAGACTTGCGCAGATTAGTGATGCTCAGACGCTATCTGCTGTTTGTGGCTCTCCACAATTTCTTTTAACTGTGGATCAGTCAACCTTTAGCCGTTGACATACACGTCAACGGACACCTCGATGTTTTTACGCGAAATCTGGATATATTTGCAGAATTGTATGGATGACTTCGGCATTGCTTTCTTGGATGTTTTGCCTGCTGAGTCAATAGACTTCAAGAAAAAGAACTCtgattaatattaatacatcGCAGCGTGCATAATTAGGAGTAGATATTTTGCGAAGCTCTACATGTGACATTGTTTCTCACAAAAAATTATACAATCATAAtaagataaatgttaaatgtttcattttaactatacaattgtttttgtgtgaacatttttctgatgtgaacAGGAATGTCATCTGAAAGCTGATCGCCTCCCTGGATGCCGAACACCAGACCGGGTCAAGGAATTAACCTTAATCTTGGCGCAAATTGTAAAACAGATTGAAATTTAGGATGGGTCCACGAGTGAACTATAATCATGGGATGAGATAAGTTGTTTTGCCCTCCGCCTTTTCAGATCCCCATTATTTACTCATTACATGGTAATGAACGTGTTAAACTTCTTAATGGTAGAAGCAGTAAACCAATTATGGCATCAAATTATACCACACAGTTTTAGCAATTTGTGTCTTAGGTAGGATATCAATCTAGTCTAGTTTTCCTTACAGAAATGGGAATGTTTGGTATCTGTTTCATCTTATGGGAATAAGATATTAGCTCGGCGCATTGAAGTGACGTGACATAAGCATGGCCTGCATGAATCGCAGAATGACGCTCACCCCTGCACACCACTAGGACAGgttgaaatgtgtaatattttgtgaatatggtgACAGGGTGTTATTGTAATATGACTAAGCACATGaccttgaaatatttattattaattttatcaCCCAAACGTAACACACTTAAAGACATGTCAGAATGAGATAAGTCCtgttctcaattttctctaGTTCTGTGGGAATACAGTAattgttatagtacatgtattgtagacgttattaataaatatttccagCAGACGTCAATTTATGTACTGCACAGCAGTTTGGATGAGgttgacaggaaaaaaattttcttttatttctggAAACTATGCACAAACTATGATTTGATCTCTAGACCTCCGTTCGACCTTAAACTGATTCGATTTTACACAACTTGCAGTCGATATCAAAGTGTTTGGggatatatttgttacattcagcGTGTGAACTATAAGTTTAGCGGACATGTGTATGGAGAAACGACTGCATAAATATACGCTgttcattcaaactttttaaaaaccaTAACACGTGTTGTTTCAATATAGGTAATGTTCCTGCATGTAGATTAGTTTGTCTGATGACCTATtatatcttatacatgtacgcacATCTATAATGTTTGCTTTCATGAAAAACATATAGGTTCTGTGCTGTATTTCTCCTCTAAAAGTAAACTTTCAGATATGTATCTTTGATTTCTGGTTACTCTTGTGGGTTTGATTGTAATGAACAGtgccatgttaaatatttttccttgtagaaacacatgtacctgtcattcGCGGCCTAGTTTTATCTAGTTTTACAGTGAATTCAAGGTGTCTTGGGGGAAAGGTCATTTGTACTGGAAAATATCATTGCGCACCATGCTATCCACAACAATCTCTCCTGCTAGCGTAAATCGAGGTAATGTATTACGAATTCAAAGGATGGATATTGAGCAGTCTACACCGATAGTAGTTTAATCCGTTCAATATATTATTTGCGTGGATGCTAATGTCTCGTGCCGTATACTACGCATACGCGTAATTATTACGCCCCGGGTGCTAGACTTTTGGTCACAATTCGAATTGTCGTCCCGTGCCAGTCTGGGTCGTAATTCTTACGCGCCGGGTCTGAGTCATCGCGAGAAAGAATGGTTATAGCAAACCGTCTGCCCGTGTCAACAACACAAGTTGTGATACTGTCACGGCAAAGTTCGCTTATATGAGATTTCCGCTCATGTAATGAGAAACGAGACGGTGTTTGGCACAAAATAACTCAAAGATCTGTAGTTCAATAACTTAGGACTATTTGTAAACCATCATTtgtaaaaatcaaatgaatgttCTTTCAGTTACGGTCTGCTGACCGTATGATGACCTTTCACTCACGTGATAGCGTTTAGCAGACGACAGTTGAAGACAGCAATCTCCCCGGATGCAGAGTCCACTCAGGTATTTCCTAGTCAGTCCCTATCAATGCGGAGAGTGAATTATGACAGTGACAACATGGGAGTTCGGACGTTGTACTAGTCACTCAAGCCCTTGTCAGGATTTTCAGCGATGAATACAAAAATCATTAAAGGAGCGTAACGCCGTTACGTTGTTGTTACAATGTAACATGCCGCTCTCTAATTCAATTCGAAAACAGAAACGAACTGAACCAGCCAGTCTTCATCACTATAGAATGGTTTAAAACAACTGGTCATAATTCAATCCTATGAACATCATTTTGGGGGCGTTATTCTTTTCCATGGCTTCATAGATATCTCAAGACAGAGTGTGGGTGACCAGCAAACCTTACGTCCGAATCTCTGAGCGGGAAACGTCAAATCACGATGTGCGCAAGAATAGCTTGCGAATTTTACTAGTCAATACGTGTAGCATTTCCAACCTGTCTCTGTGTGACACGGTCAAGCACGGAATGCGCATCCGTGGATAGGTCCTCGATGAGCTTATCTAAAAAATAGTACGTCGTGCCAAAGGAGGTTGCCGCATTCACAACTGACCCAATAAAAGGAatccattttaaaaatttccttGGACAGTTTTTTAAGGCTTGCTTCAAAATGATTCCTTTTATTGTGGATGTTATTCCACCCCGTGCCAATAAGATACTTCTCGATTTAATGATGGCGTCTTTGTAATAGTCGACTGTAGTTCCGGTTCTCTCCGCCAAGTGCGTCATAGAATCGTCGTCTAAGCCCAACTGCTCCAGGTAAAACTTTGTCTCGAAGACAAGTAAAGTGATGTCCACACCAATATCCAAGCCCGGGATAGGTATCGCTCCACCCGCCGCAGAGAGAGTGGCAACTTTCCATATCCTAGATTTTagaaaagttttcttctccttgatGACACTGTGGCAGAAGGTTCCAAGTGTGAACACCATCGCCTGGGATTTGAGATCGGGCAAAGTCATGAATATACTGTCCATGAGGATGGGAAACTCAAAGCTGTCTGGTTCGAAGTTTGATATCACATAAATCTGACAGTTTTTAAGTTTCAACGCTTTTAGGCTTCTATGAGCATCTGTTACTATTTTATGGCGAATCACTTCCGGATCTATCTCTGATTGATCTTCAATGGCTTCATCAAATTTCGTACGCACAAAGAAGAAAGGTTTCTTGCGTTGTAGCAGCATCTCGGCAAGCCATCCATCGTGACTGGTAAAGCGACGATCTGAGAGGATGACGAAAAAATCATATCTTTCCACACCAATTGCTTCCAGATAGTATTCCTTTGGGTAGCGGAGTGTGCCAACGCCGGGCAAATCCCAGAAGATGACTTTAGAGTTAAACGGGTGCGGGTAGGGTGTAGGTTCTGTGGTAGTCTCCACGACCCCGACAGGGGCGGCCCCTTCATCATCACCGTTCAAGTTCCTCACAGTGTTGATAAAACTGGACTTGCCCACCCCTGCCTCGCCCACGATACCTACGTTAATGGCAACTTCCTTCCATTGTTCAATTTTGTGTTTAAGATACGTCGATAGGTTGGACACGCCATGTTTCTGCACGTACTCCATAGCTTCTTTGGCATCCTCCTTCTCAATCACCTGAAAATCACGTTGTGGGTTTGCGACTGCCATGGTATGTCTTTTCAGAAGGTGTACAAATCAAGTCTCTCCTCAAGTTTCCACGGTATGGCCAGATTCTCAGGAAATTTCCctacatgaaacaaaataaacaaggcTTACATGTAACCCAAAATCTTGTCAATATAATTGTATTCAGGCTTTACAACTAATTGTGGATATTTACTTTCAGttcacaaattatattttttcatgcGATTGAACGGATAGTTttgttatttaatgcaagacgaGAGCCATTCTGATGTGGCAAGGAAACATGATAGAGGCTTAGGGAACCCACATCAACTTAATAATTCCCGTACGTATATACTTAATCTCGCGAGGACTGTTACACTTTTCAACTATAAAAAGGCATAAGTACGTATTTTTTACACCTCCGATTGAGCCATTTCAATGATCAGTTTGAAATCGGCCGTGATCATGCAAGGAGCATGTTAAATAATATTCTATACCATTGTGGACAAGTTTTAATTCACTATCCTAGTCAGGGCCAGATTAATTGTGAGTGAAACGAAGACGATAAACCGAACAATCGCAGTGTtggatctttttttttaattaatcaaATGAGATATTTGGAATTTTACAATAGGAATTTTAGAAACGATGCGTCAACTTAATGTGGAAAATTTGCTAATGTCTCACAATGATTTCAGTTACTctttgaaactttgaaagcgCAAAGCCCTCAAATTTTACGCTGTTCAAATTTAGAacttaaaagtttaaaatgtttgaaacattCACATCAACATTGTTTATGAAGAGTTCTTTCGAGGACACGACGGGATACTGTACTCATCCTTTAATCTCTTTAAGGATCTTTATGTTACTTTTCTTTAGCTAAACTCTAGAACAAAACACGAAACACGCACAGTCCAGACATTTTAACAACGACATTTCTGTGTTATGGACACAGTAAACTGACAGACAAGAAGTAATAAAGTGATGCAAATAAATTATTCGTAAATAGATTACATATTAATAGCCGAAACACTGGCAGACAACTGACAAAACCTAGTGCTTCAAAGATAGCATTAATATATTATGTGGATGCTTAGTGTCACCATGGCG
Above is a window of Liolophura sinensis isolate JHLJ2023 chromosome 7, CUHK_Ljap_v2, whole genome shotgun sequence DNA encoding:
- the LOC135470747 gene encoding interferon-inducible GTPase 5-like gives rise to the protein MLLQRKKPFFFVRTKFDEAIEDQSEIDPEVIRHKIVTDAHRSLKALKLKNCQIYVISNFEPDSFEFPILMDSIFMTLPDLKSQAMVFTLGTFCHSVIKEKKTFLKSRIWKVATLSAAGGAIPIPGLDIGVDITLLVFETKFYLEQLGLDDDSMTHLAERTGTTVDYYKDAIIKSRSILLARGGITSTIKGIILKQALKNCPRKFLKWIPFIGSVVNAATSFGTTYYFLDKLIEDLSTDAHSVLDRVTQRQVGNATRID